In bacterium, the following are encoded in one genomic region:
- a CDS encoding ABC transporter permease — translation MIRYILSRLLFALPIFLGVITIVFVIVRILPGDPAQAALGDYASPDTVAALRQRLGLDRPIPLQYGGYVAGLVRGDLGKSLITGAPVRDEIAHNLPYTLQLTLLALIIGALTGVPVGVMNALTRNRLPDSIGRVVSLFGLSVPAYYLGILLILLFAIELRLLPAVGAGDLTSPGDTVRHLILPAATLGLVMAAAVARFTRSTVLNTLGQDFVRTARAKGLQPRVVTIRHTLRAALIPIVSLAGLWSIALIGDSVTTEIVFARPGLGSMMVGAMLQRDYTSLQSVMVVYTAFVVLINLATDLAYGFVDPRIRY, via the coding sequence ATGATCCGGTATATCCTGAGCCGGCTGCTCTTCGCGTTACCTATTTTTTTGGGCGTGATCACGATCGTGTTTGTGATCGTGCGCATTCTCCCGGGTGACCCCGCGCAGGCGGCGCTCGGCGACTACGCTTCCCCCGACACTGTGGCGGCCCTCCGGCAGCGCCTGGGGCTCGATCGTCCGATCCCGCTGCAGTACGGGGGATACGTGGCCGGCCTCGTCCGGGGGGACCTCGGCAAATCCCTGATCACCGGCGCGCCGGTGCGCGACGAGATTGCCCACAACCTCCCCTATACGCTCCAGTTGACCCTCCTGGCCCTGATCATCGGCGCCCTGACGGGCGTTCCCGTGGGGGTGATGAACGCCCTCACCCGCAACCGTCTCCCCGACTCGATCGGCCGCGTGGTCTCTCTATTCGGGCTCTCGGTCCCTGCGTATTATCTCGGCATCCTCCTCATCCTGCTGTTCGCGATCGAACTGCGGCTGCTCCCTGCCGTAGGCGCCGGGGATCTCACGAGCCCCGGCGACACCGTTCGTCATCTGATCCTGCCCGCCGCCACGCTCGGGCTCGTCATGGCGGCCGCGGTGGCCCGCTTCACGCGGTCGACGGTCCTCAATACGCTCGGGCAGGACTTCGTCCGGACGGCGCGGGCGAAAGGGCTGCAACCACGCGTCGTGACGATCAGGCACACGCTCCGCGCGGCGCTGATCCCCATCGTGTCGCTGGCGGGGCTGTGGAGCATCGCGCTGATCGGCGACTCGGTCACGACCGAAATCGTGTTCGCGCGCCCGGGGCTGGGCAGCATGATGGTCGGCGCGATGCTGCAGCGCGACTATACGTCCCTCCAATCCGTGATGGTGGTGTACACCGCGTTCGTCGTGCTGATCAACCTCGCCACCGATCTGGCCTATGGCTTCGTCGACCCGCGCATTCGATACTAA